The Streptococcus viridans genome includes a window with the following:
- a CDS encoding DUF4956 domain-containing protein, with translation MSNLFDSIFNNATATVDPVRLMLALVVSLVLGLALSWTYKYRTLYTREFIVSLTLLPCMMTLVIFLVNGSLGTSIAVAGTFSLIRFRSATSGSRELIAIFLAMIIGLAAGSGYLLLAVLFTAFLLAIWLLLETKQSKTDHQRRRHLTIQVENQERIADKISRLLDRNCTEVDLISVNTSQNGEQLTLDYEVDLRPEVDDFAMTTLLTEEIHHCDVSLTKKAKKRKNL, from the coding sequence ATGTCTAATCTATTTGATTCTATTTTTAACAATGCTACGGCAACTGTGGATCCGGTACGCCTGATGCTGGCCTTAGTCGTCAGCCTGGTGCTCGGGCTGGCCCTGTCTTGGACCTACAAATACCGTACCCTCTATACACGTGAATTTATCGTCAGTCTCACCTTGCTTCCCTGCATGATGACCCTGGTGATTTTCCTGGTGAATGGGAGTCTAGGAACCTCGATTGCAGTAGCGGGAACCTTTAGCTTGATTCGTTTCCGGTCTGCTACCAGCGGATCGAGAGAATTAATTGCGATTTTCCTAGCCATGATCATTGGTTTGGCGGCGGGATCGGGCTACCTCTTATTGGCGGTTTTGTTTACGGCCTTTCTATTAGCTATCTGGCTCTTGCTCGAAACCAAGCAAAGTAAGACGGACCACCAACGGCGCCGTCACCTGACGATTCAAGTAGAAAATCAAGAACGGATTGCCGACAAGATCAGCCGTTTGCTGGATCGCAATTGTACAGAAGTCGACTTGATTTCGGTCAATACAAGCCAAAATGGGGAACAGCTTACCTTGGATTATGAAGTAGATCTGAGACCAGAAGTTGACGATTTTGCAATGACGACCCTCCTAACAGAAGAAATT
- a CDS encoding polyphosphate polymerase domain-containing protein: MKKTVETSFKRIETKYVVNKEDLDDLLKDLKKYVVEDDYPISTISNVYFDTEDFDVIQDALAKQNRREKIRMRTYIEHPTVDSPAFLEVKSKDAEGIGHKFRLVSNPSSITRLMTDGLVDQTIQDLDLVQEIQALRQRYDHRLQPQMYIYYDRLSLKEKKSIQGYPYNKIRVTLDQNLVYRDQQVSLLRGKAGEPLLEENTIIMEIKAPGEEPQWLKDILDKYGLVKQKFSKYSCAYHKSQGLDYAPTPIQERTGAAYV, translated from the coding sequence ATGAAAAAAACGGTAGAGACAAGCTTCAAGCGGATTGAAACCAAATATGTGGTGAATAAAGAAGACTTGGATGATTTATTGAAAGATTTGAAGAAATATGTGGTTGAAGATGATTATCCCATCTCCACGATTTCGAATGTCTATTTTGATACCGAAGACTTCGATGTGATCCAAGATGCCCTTGCTAAACAGAACCGTCGTGAAAAGATCCGGATGCGGACTTATATAGAGCATCCAACAGTAGATAGTCCGGCTTTTCTAGAAGTAAAATCAAAGGATGCAGAAGGAATTGGCCACAAGTTCCGTTTGGTCTCTAACCCCTCCTCTATTACCCGCCTCATGACGGATGGACTAGTGGATCAGACCATTCAGGATCTGGACTTGGTGCAAGAAATCCAAGCTCTGCGTCAGCGCTATGATCACCGACTACAGCCTCAGATGTACATCTATTATGATCGTTTGTCCTTAAAAGAAAAGAAGAGCATTCAAGGCTATCCTTACAATAAGATTCGGGTCACCCTGGATCAAAACCTAGTCTATCGTGATCAGCAGGTCAGTCTCCTTCGTGGGAAAGCTGGGGAGCCTTTATTAGAAGAAAATACCATCATTATGGAAATCAAGGCCCCAGGTGAAGAACCTCAGTGGCTGAAAGATATTCTGGATAAGTACGGACTGGTAAAACAGAAATTTTCGAAATACAGTTGTGCCTACCATAAGTCACAAGGCTTAGATTATGCACCAACGCCAATTCAGGAAAGGACAGGTGCTGCCTATGTCTAA
- a CDS encoding carbohydrate-binding domain-containing protein produces MKSNKWKFLLTGAATLTLLTACTQASSQSATTSNTPQTTATTTSNSKTDSSNYFTDKDKDTSYDESTASTVKLSGSSASVSGDGVAVSESTVTISKAGTYVISGESNGVQIKVEAGDSDDVHIVLKGVTMTNTNAPISATKAGHVYLTLADGTTNTLSDSSSNSDEDADAVIFSKGDLTINGSGTLNIDAKKNNGIKANDTLHITGGTYKITAVGDAFNVNDELNITGTTMTIDADEDAVKVDNDEDTSVGTMYLSDNTMTISAGDDGIHASGDLVIDSGTYKVSESVEGLEGKSITINGGDITIYSTDDGVNAANANANQDEIFFTMNGGTLNVEVGQGDTDPIDSNGNVTVTGGTINLTGQSGFDFDGTATYTGGDIYINGEKQTEIVNSMPGGGGAPGGGGPQGGGPGGPGGR; encoded by the coding sequence ATGAAATCAAACAAATGGAAATTCTTACTAACGGGGGCCGCGACCCTCACCTTACTGACAGCTTGTACCCAAGCGTCATCACAATCAGCTACAACAAGCAATACGCCCCAAACAACTGCTACTACTACTTCAAATAGTAAAACCGATAGCTCCAACTATTTTACAGATAAGGACAAGGACACTTCTTACGATGAAAGTACAGCCTCTACTGTCAAACTGTCTGGATCTTCTGCAAGTGTATCAGGTGACGGCGTAGCTGTTTCTGAATCCACTGTGACCATCTCGAAGGCCGGGACCTATGTCATCTCTGGTGAATCCAATGGGGTTCAAATCAAGGTCGAAGCAGGTGACTCAGATGATGTTCATATCGTCTTAAAAGGGGTTACCATGACCAACACCAACGCGCCAATCTCTGCTACGAAAGCAGGACATGTCTACTTGACTCTAGCAGATGGCACGACCAATACCTTGTCTGACTCAAGTTCAAACAGTGATGAAGATGCAGATGCGGTCATCTTCTCTAAAGGGGATCTCACCATCAATGGTTCGGGTACGCTCAATATTGATGCCAAGAAGAACAACGGGATCAAGGCCAATGACACTCTCCACATCACAGGCGGAACCTATAAGATCACGGCTGTAGGAGATGCCTTCAACGTCAATGATGAGCTCAATATCACCGGTACGACGATGACCATCGATGCAGATGAAGATGCGGTCAAGGTGGATAACGATGAAGATACATCTGTCGGAACCATGTATCTGTCTGACAATACTATGACCATCTCAGCTGGGGACGATGGTATCCATGCTTCTGGTGATCTGGTCATCGATAGCGGAACCTACAAGGTAAGCGAGTCTGTCGAAGGTCTCGAAGGAAAATCGATCACCATCAACGGAGGAGATATCACCATCTACTCAACCGATGACGGTGTCAATGCGGCCAATGCCAATGCTAACCAAGATGAAATTTTCTTCACCATGAACGGTGGAACTCTCAACGTTGAAGTTGGCCAAGGGGATACCGATCCAATCGACTCTAACGGCAATGTCACTGTGACTGGAGGAACCATCAATTTGACGGGGCAATCCGGCTTTGACTTTGATGGAACAGCCACCTATACTGGCGGGGATATCTATATCAACGGTGAAAAACAAACGGAAATTGTCAATTCCATGCCTGGAGGCGGTGGTGCTCCCGGCGGTGGCGGACCTCAAGGCGGTGGACCTGGCGGGCCTGGTGGACGCTAA
- a CDS encoding DUF4947 domain-containing protein, which yields MMSKKITLLATLFLSLFFLTACMPDFESHFKPDETSSRASSKKQEKSEKEASSSKKSSKASSSKKEKKEFQTETSSSKKMEELPANASEAPKDKIYATGDSVVYYKKYDGGLKVHTPDFEGYTTKIVKKILGKPEKTHVDSNYMLETFSEKERENLVKLYQEGHLTEEQLHAFWAGVIDLAQTAQLEQTFTVFTYKEGQVQLVFKDDNLVYITPDPEVLYFN from the coding sequence ATGATGTCTAAAAAAATTACTCTCCTTGCAACGCTCTTTTTGAGTCTTTTCTTCTTGACAGCCTGTATGCCTGATTTTGAATCACATTTCAAACCGGATGAAACGAGCTCTCGTGCCTCTTCTAAAAAACAAGAGAAAAGTGAAAAAGAAGCCTCATCATCAAAAAAATCATCTAAAGCTAGCTCTTCCAAAAAAGAGAAGAAAGAGTTTCAGACGGAAACCAGCTCTAGCAAAAAAATGGAGGAGCTCCCTGCCAATGCTAGCGAAGCTCCAAAAGACAAGATCTATGCAACTGGCGATTCTGTCGTTTACTATAAAAAATATGACGGTGGATTAAAAGTACATACACCTGATTTCGAAGGCTATACAACAAAAATAGTCAAAAAAATTCTTGGAAAACCTGAAAAAACCCATGTTGATTCAAATTATATGCTCGAGACCTTCTCAGAAAAGGAACGGGAAAATCTGGTCAAACTTTATCAAGAGGGACACTTAACAGAAGAACAGCTCCATGCTTTTTGGGCTGGTGTAATCGATCTAGCTCAAACGGCTCAATTAGAGCAAACGTTTACAGTCTTTACCTACAAAGAAGGACAAGTTCAACTTGTCTTTAAGGATGACAACCTTGTCTATATTACTCCAGATCCAGAAGTGCTTTATTTTAACTAA
- a CDS encoding YhgE/Pip domain-containing protein: MFKEWKAIFRKPTFIVVMIGVALIPALYNVIFLSSMWDPYGKVSDLPVAVVNQDQPARYQEEKLTIGKDMVSNFEKSDALDFHIVDEREAKEGLEKGDYYMVVTLPKDLSAKAASILTNHPEQMTIAYQTSSGHSFIAGKMSDSAMIKIQQTVASNVTQTYTSALFEKMGSLKTGMGTAAEGSQKLATGAGQLKEGGQTLTDHLTTLSNSSLSFSNGAQTLSTGLLAYTNGVGQLGTGLHQMQEKVPTLVSGVGQLHDGFTTFSSGLTTYTSGVGQLGDGLNQMASQTPQLASGIGQLHTGMTTLSTGLDTYTKGVSQLNLGASNLTAGLTSYSSGLATLSGGASQLSGQSETLRNGVSQLEAGIQTLSTQLTPQPNQQEQLAQLTAGLTQLNEAIQNTSGDTSQLSTALASIATSAQGISAAAQADRNSVLANLQATAAYQSMTAEQQAEITAAVSATSSTTETAAQAILTTVQGLQEGLTTESPLATVKESANQILPTASSTLNTLSTSLSSLQTAVPEQLLPASQTLNQGVQLYTTGVDQLAGGASQLTDNSSSLIAGATQLSAGTSQLEQKSNDLIMGSSQLATGLGDLNGKMPTLTAGMNQLASGANQLTSKSSELTTGAGLLASGISQLNTQTPVLASGVDQLVSGVDQLSDKSGQLLSGSHQLADGATKIADGSGRLATGGQVLVGGLGDLQTGSQNLSQGLSSAKDQLNSASTEKENASVLSDPITLSKTDHDNVPVNGVGMAPYMISVALFVAALSTNMIFAKLPSGRHPESRWAWLKSRLEVNGMIAVLAGVLVYGAVHLLGMAANHESLTLFLCVLGSVTFMSMVTALTTWNNKVGAFISLILLLLQLASSAGTYPLALTNRFFQTIHPLLPMSYTVSGLREAISLSGQIGGQVTFLTLVLGLCIGLGMLAYQPQKMEED, encoded by the coding sequence ATGTTTAAGGAATGGAAAGCGATTTTTAGGAAACCGACCTTCATCGTTGTGATGATAGGGGTTGCCTTGATACCAGCTCTCTACAATGTAATCTTTCTATCCTCTATGTGGGATCCTTATGGCAAGGTTTCCGACCTGCCAGTAGCAGTTGTCAATCAAGACCAGCCAGCTCGTTATCAGGAAGAAAAATTGACAATCGGAAAAGACATGGTGTCCAATTTTGAGAAAAGTGACGCCCTGGATTTCCATATTGTTGATGAAAGAGAAGCTAAAGAGGGGTTGGAAAAGGGTGATTACTATATGGTGGTGACCTTGCCTAAGGATCTATCTGCTAAAGCTGCTTCTATCTTAACCAATCACCCAGAACAGATGACCATTGCCTACCAAACATCTAGTGGCCATAGCTTTATTGCTGGTAAGATGAGTGATTCAGCCATGATAAAAATCCAGCAAACCGTTGCTAGTAATGTCACCCAAACCTATACCAGCGCTCTTTTCGAAAAGATGGGAAGCTTGAAGACAGGTATGGGAACAGCAGCGGAAGGAAGCCAGAAATTAGCGACCGGTGCTGGTCAGCTAAAAGAGGGTGGACAGACTCTGACAGACCATTTGACCACCTTGTCCAATTCGAGTCTGTCTTTTTCAAATGGGGCACAGACTCTTAGCACTGGACTCTTGGCCTACACCAATGGAGTTGGGCAATTAGGAACTGGTCTTCATCAAATGCAGGAGAAAGTTCCCACCCTCGTATCGGGAGTTGGGCAACTTCATGATGGTTTTACTACCTTTAGTAGTGGACTGACGACCTATACATCTGGTGTTGGACAGCTAGGAGATGGTTTGAACCAAATGGCTAGTCAAACGCCTCAGTTAGCATCTGGAATTGGCCAATTGCATACAGGGATGACGACTCTCTCAACGGGACTGGATACCTACACAAAGGGAGTTAGTCAGTTGAATCTTGGTGCTAGTAACTTGACGGCTGGCCTAACAAGCTATAGCTCAGGGCTTGCTACTCTCAGTGGTGGAGCTAGTCAATTAAGCGGCCAATCGGAAACATTAAGAAATGGAGTGTCTCAGTTAGAGGCAGGCATTCAAACCTTATCCACCCAACTTACTCCGCAACCAAATCAACAAGAGCAACTTGCCCAATTAACAGCAGGCCTCACCCAATTAAATGAAGCCATTCAGAACACGAGTGGAGATACTAGTCAACTCAGCACAGCTTTGGCAAGCATCGCAACATCTGCTCAAGGGATTTCAGCAGCTGCACAGGCTGACCGCAATTCGGTGTTAGCAAATCTTCAAGCTACTGCTGCCTATCAATCAATGACAGCTGAGCAACAGGCAGAAATAACGGCTGCTGTCTCTGCTACTTCAAGTACCACGGAGACTGCGGCTCAAGCGATTTTAACCACTGTTCAAGGCTTGCAAGAAGGCTTAACGACCGAGAGTCCCTTGGCCACAGTAAAAGAAAGTGCCAACCAGATCTTGCCAACAGCTTCGTCTACCTTGAATACTCTTTCAACTAGTTTGAGCTCCCTACAGACAGCAGTGCCAGAGCAACTTCTACCAGCAAGCCAAACCCTTAACCAGGGAGTTCAACTCTATACGACAGGAGTAGATCAATTAGCTGGCGGAGCTAGTCAGCTTACGGATAATAGCAGTAGCTTGATAGCAGGAGCTACTCAATTGAGTGCAGGGACAAGTCAACTGGAGCAGAAATCTAATGACTTGATAATGGGAAGTAGTCAACTAGCAACAGGATTGGGAGACTTAAATGGGAAAATGCCAACACTGACTGCTGGAATGAATCAGTTAGCTTCAGGAGCCAACCAATTGACTAGTAAGTCTAGTGAATTAACAACAGGCGCTGGACTGTTAGCTAGTGGGATCAGTCAATTAAATACTCAAACACCAGTCTTGGCTAGCGGTGTTGATCAACTCGTATCAGGAGTCGATCAGTTATCGGATAAATCAGGTCAGTTACTATCAGGTTCTCATCAATTGGCGGATGGTGCAACTAAAATAGCCGATGGCTCAGGTCGATTAGCGACAGGAGGCCAGGTTCTTGTCGGAGGCTTGGGTGATCTTCAAACAGGTAGTCAGAATCTTAGTCAGGGCTTGAGTTCAGCCAAAGATCAACTAAATAGCGCTAGCACTGAAAAAGAAAATGCAAGCGTATTGTCAGATCCAATCACCCTTTCAAAGACAGACCATGACAATGTTCCAGTGAACGGAGTAGGAATGGCGCCTTATATGATATCTGTTGCCCTTTTCGTCGCGGCTCTCTCTACCAATATGATTTTTGCCAAATTGCCATCTGGGCGTCATCCAGAAAGTCGTTGGGCTTGGCTTAAATCGAGATTGGAAGTGAACGGGATGATTGCTGTCTTGGCTGGTGTCCTGGTCTACGGAGCTGTCCACCTGCTCGGAATGGCGGCAAACCATGAAAGCTTGACTCTCTTCCTCTGTGTGTTAGGAAGTGTGACCTTCATGTCCATGGTGACTGCCTTAACAACATGGAACAACAAGGTAGGAGCTTTTATCTCTTTGATTCTCTTGCTCCTTCAACTGGCTTCTAGCGCAGGGACTTATCCGCTTGCCCTCACCAATCGTTTCTTCCAAACCATTCATCCGCTGTTGCCAATGAGCTATACCGTATCGGGACTACGGGAAGCCATTTCCTTGTCGGGTCAGATAGGTGGGCAAGTCACCTTCCTTACCCTGGTTTTGGGCTTGTGTATTGGTTTAGGAATGTTGGCCTATCAACCTCAAAAGATGGAAGAAGACTAG
- a CDS encoding TetR/AcrR family transcriptional regulator: MVTESNKRIKTKRIIQEAMVNLLHRESFDEISTVQLAKEAGISRSSFYTHYRDKYDMIERYQQEFFHKVEYIFDKQQDDKHQAVTEVFEFLTKEPLFAVLLTENGTKEIQSFLRHKLQVLLVDSLQERYGHRSLTEIERDYSSVYLTNAFFGVCQMWVARGQKESPQQMADFLLKMLE; this comes from the coding sequence ATGGTTACCGAAAGCAATAAGCGAATAAAAACAAAACGGATCATCCAGGAAGCTATGGTTAACCTCCTTCATAGAGAGTCCTTTGATGAGATTTCAACCGTTCAGTTGGCAAAAGAAGCCGGTATCAGCCGGAGTAGCTTCTATACCCACTACCGCGATAAGTACGATATGATTGAGCGCTACCAACAGGAATTTTTCCACAAAGTTGAATACATCTTCGACAAACAACAAGATGATAAACACCAAGCTGTTACCGAAGTTTTCGAATTTCTCACCAAGGAGCCCCTCTTTGCTGTCCTTCTAACCGAGAATGGGACAAAAGAAATTCAATCCTTCTTGCGGCACAAGCTACAAGTTCTACTAGTGGATAGCTTGCAAGAGCGTTATGGCCATCGATCTTTGACCGAAATCGAAAGAGACTACAGTTCTGTCTACCTCACCAATGCCTTCTTTGGAGTCTGTCAAATGTGGGTGGCGCGTGGTCAAAAAGAAAGCCCCCAACAAATGGCGGACTTCCTATTAAAAATGCTGGAATAA
- a CDS encoding bacteriocin secretion accessory protein: MMNEKYFESAEFYQKRFHNFASLWVVPCFLLLLFIVGFSVFAKKEVTLSSRGTIEATRVVDQIQSTSNSPIQVNHLKENKEIKKGEILVEYQEDQEKQQGMSLTQQLDLLKKQEEQLKLLKTSIETGESQFTGNEHFGYDQLFKDYQQQIAILQAQAHQQNATIASQNASASSSQAEIGQAIQDQEKRLADYRSLKSALLEERSLDATHPLYSLYQSYAQQPHGEENAQAQASFISQLDSQIQQLEASISNYRIQYAGSGSQQAFSTSLDSQIASLKAQQLSKVGQDLLLLSQQIADLDSKLKTQETLLQKTRILAKDEGVIHLNDETKGASIVAEGTPLAQVYPLIQKEKEVKIVTYIPSKDIATIHVGDRIRFSTQGSKQKPITLEARISSIASSATRTEQGNFFKIEGVLRLKDYEAKLLRYGLEGKCVLITGEKSYFSFFVDQFLGAGN, from the coding sequence ATGATGAACGAAAAATATTTTGAAAGTGCAGAATTCTATCAGAAACGTTTCCATAATTTTGCTAGTTTGTGGGTAGTCCCTTGTTTTCTTTTACTACTGTTTATTGTAGGCTTCTCTGTCTTTGCCAAGAAGGAAGTAACCTTGTCTAGTCGTGGGACGATTGAAGCTACGCGCGTGGTGGACCAAATCCAGTCAACGAGTAATTCTCCCATTCAAGTCAACCATTTGAAGGAAAATAAAGAGATTAAGAAGGGCGAAATTTTGGTAGAATACCAGGAGGATCAGGAAAAACAACAAGGAATGAGCTTGACGCAACAGCTAGATCTCTTGAAGAAACAGGAGGAACAATTAAAACTGTTGAAAACGAGCATTGAGACCGGGGAGAGTCAGTTTACAGGAAATGAGCATTTTGGGTATGATCAGCTGTTTAAGGATTACCAGCAACAGATAGCGATTCTCCAAGCGCAAGCCCATCAACAAAATGCGACTATTGCTTCTCAAAATGCCAGTGCAAGTTCCAGTCAAGCAGAAATTGGCCAAGCTATCCAAGACCAGGAGAAGCGATTAGCTGATTACCGTAGTCTAAAATCAGCTCTCCTAGAGGAAAGAAGTCTGGATGCGACTCATCCACTTTACTCCCTCTACCAGAGTTACGCTCAGCAACCACATGGAGAAGAAAACGCTCAAGCACAAGCTTCTTTTATCAGTCAACTGGATAGTCAAATCCAGCAGCTAGAAGCGAGTATTTCTAATTATCGAATTCAATATGCGGGATCCGGAAGTCAACAAGCTTTTTCGACCAGTTTAGATAGTCAAATAGCCTCGCTGAAAGCTCAACAGCTAAGTAAGGTTGGACAAGATCTGTTGCTTCTTTCTCAGCAAATCGCAGATTTAGACAGTAAGTTAAAAACACAAGAAACTCTTCTTCAGAAGACTCGGATTCTAGCCAAGGATGAAGGGGTAATTCATTTGAATGATGAAACAAAAGGAGCGAGTATTGTAGCAGAAGGCACTCCTTTGGCACAAGTTTATCCACTCATTCAGAAAGAAAAAGAAGTCAAGATTGTTACCTATATTCCTTCAAAAGATATAGCTACGATTCATGTGGGAGATCGGATTCGCTTTAGCACGCAGGGAAGTAAACAAAAACCAATTACGCTAGAGGCCCGTATTAGCTCCATTGCTTCGAGTGCCACTCGGACAGAACAGGGGAATTTTTTCAAAATCGAGGGAGTTCTTCGTCTCAAGGATTATGAGGCAAAACTTCTACGGTACGGATTGGAAGGGAAGTGTGTTCTGATCACAGGAGAAAAATCTTACTTTAGTTTCTTTGTGGATCAATTTTTAGGAGCGGGGAACTAA
- the comA gene encoding peptide cleavage/export ABC transporter ComA, with protein MGFKKKHYRQQVDMRDCGVAALAMVFGYYGSYYSLASLREKAKTTADGTTALGLVKVAEELGFETRAFRADRTLFDLEGVTYPLIVHVIKDGRLPHYYVVYKKDKKHLYIADPDPNVKMTKLTIEEFEKEWTGIVIALAPTPAYQPSKEKKNGLLDFVPLLFKQRQLVLHIVLATLLVTLINIVGSYYLQSIIDTYVPDQMKQTLSVISLGLIVVYILQQVLTYAQDYLLLVLGQRLSIDVILSYIKHVFQLPMSFFATRRTGEVVSRFTDANRIIDALASTLLSIFLDLSIVLILSVVLFSQNAHLFFLTILLLPIYAVIIFAFMKPFERLNNETMEANSVLSSSIIEDINGIETIKSLTSERSRYQKIDTEFVDYLKKSFAMSKAESLQKGLKHLAQLILNVLVLWMGAHLVMKQELSLGQLITYNTLLVYFTGPLENLINLQTKLQAARVANTRLNEVYLIDSEFAEKKPLQERETLDGDLVFEGVDYKYGFGANVITDINLKIKKGSKVSFVGISGSGKTTLAKMMVNFYKPNKGTIRLGGTDIQQVDKTLLRQQINYLPQQPYVFNGTILENLLLGAREGTSQEDILRAVEIAGIREDIERMPLNYQTELTTDGMGISGGQRQRIALARALLTDAPILILDEATSSLDILTEKKIVDSLMALDKTIIFIAHRLTIAERSEKVFLLDQGCLKEEGSHEELLKKNGYYSHLVTC; from the coding sequence ATGGGATTTAAGAAAAAACATTATCGCCAACAAGTTGACATGAGAGATTGCGGTGTTGCAGCTTTAGCCATGGTCTTTGGTTACTATGGATCATACTATTCTTTAGCTAGTCTGAGGGAGAAGGCAAAAACGACTGCAGATGGAACGACCGCCTTAGGTCTGGTCAAGGTGGCTGAGGAGTTGGGATTTGAGACACGCGCCTTCCGAGCAGACCGCACACTTTTTGACTTGGAAGGAGTGACCTATCCATTGATTGTCCACGTGATTAAGGATGGGCGTCTCCCTCACTATTACGTAGTCTATAAGAAAGATAAAAAGCATCTTTACATAGCAGATCCAGATCCAAATGTAAAGATGACCAAATTGACGATCGAAGAGTTTGAAAAGGAATGGACAGGGATTGTCATTGCCCTGGCCCCGACTCCAGCCTATCAACCGAGTAAAGAAAAGAAAAATGGGCTCCTAGACTTTGTCCCTCTTTTGTTTAAACAGCGACAATTAGTCCTTCATATTGTTCTTGCAACGTTATTGGTAACCCTTATCAATATTGTTGGTTCTTACTACCTACAATCGATTATTGATACCTATGTGCCTGATCAGATGAAGCAGACCCTAAGTGTGATTTCACTAGGTTTGATCGTGGTTTACATCTTACAGCAGGTTCTGACCTATGCGCAAGATTACTTGCTTCTTGTTTTAGGTCAACGTTTGTCTATTGATGTCATACTGTCCTATATTAAGCATGTTTTTCAGTTGCCTATGAGTTTCTTTGCAACTCGACGGACAGGAGAAGTGGTGTCGCGGTTTACAGATGCCAACCGGATTATCGATGCTCTGGCTAGTACGCTACTTTCAATCTTTTTGGATCTGTCCATAGTCCTGATTTTATCAGTGGTCCTGTTTAGCCAAAATGCTCATCTCTTTTTCTTGACCATTCTCTTACTGCCGATTTATGCAGTCATTATTTTTGCCTTTATGAAGCCTTTTGAGCGCTTAAATAATGAAACAATGGAAGCCAATAGTGTCTTGTCTTCTTCTATTATCGAAGATATCAATGGGATTGAAACCATCAAGTCTCTTACCAGTGAGCGTAGTCGTTATCAAAAGATTGACACAGAATTTGTGGACTATCTCAAGAAGTCCTTTGCCATGAGCAAGGCGGAGAGTCTGCAAAAGGGGCTCAAGCACTTGGCCCAATTGATTTTGAATGTCTTGGTCTTGTGGATGGGGGCTCATTTGGTCATGAAGCAAGAATTGAGTTTGGGTCAGCTGATTACCTACAATACTCTCCTTGTTTATTTCACAGGGCCTCTAGAGAACTTGATCAACCTCCAAACAAAACTTCAAGCAGCCCGAGTGGCCAATACCCGTCTGAATGAAGTCTATTTGATAGACTCTGAGTTCGCAGAGAAGAAGCCTCTTCAAGAGCGTGAGACTCTCGATGGTGATCTGGTTTTTGAGGGAGTAGACTACAAGTACGGTTTTGGAGCCAATGTTATAACAGATATTAACTTAAAGATCAAAAAAGGGAGCAAGGTAAGTTTTGTCGGTATTTCCGGTTCTGGAAAAACCACGCTAGCGAAGATGATGGTGAATTTCTACAAACCCAATAAAGGGACGATTCGGCTGGGAGGGACGGATATCCAGCAAGTGGATAAGACCTTGCTCCGCCAGCAAATCAATTATTTACCCCAGCAGCCCTATGTCTTTAATGGTACGATTTTAGAGAACTTGTTACTGGGAGCGCGGGAAGGAACCAGTCAGGAAGATATTTTGCGCGCTGTTGAAATAGCAGGAATTCGAGAAGACATTGAGCGCATGCCCCTCAATTACCAAACGGAATTGACTACGGATGGCATGGGAATTTCTGGTGGACAACGGCAGCGGATTGCCTTGGCGCGTGCCTTATTAACGGATGCTCCGATTCTGATTCTGGATGAAGCGACCAGTAGCCTGGATATTTTGACGGAGAAGAAAATTGTGGACAGCTTGATGGCCTTAGATAAAACCATTATCTTTATTGCCCACCGGTTAACGATTGCAGAGCGTTCTGAAAAAGTCTTCCTCCTGGACCAAGGTTGTCTTAAGGAGGAAGGAAGTCATGAAGAACTGCTGAAAAAGAATGGCTATTACAGTCATTTGGTTACTTGTTAA
- the rpsD gene encoding 30S ribosomal protein S4 has protein sequence MSRYTGPSWKQSRRLGLSLTGTGKELARRNYVPGQHGPNNRSKLSEYGLQLAEKQKLRFSYGLGEKQFRNLFVQATKIKEGTVGFNFMLLLERRLDNVVYRLGLATTRRQARQFVNHGHILVDGKRVDIPSYRVTPGQVISVREKSAKVPAILEAVEATLGRPAFVSFDAEKLEGSLTRLPERDEINPEINEALVVEFYNKML, from the coding sequence ATGTCACGTTATACAGGACCATCTTGGAAACAATCTCGCCGTCTTGGCTTGTCACTTACAGGTACAGGTAAAGAATTGGCACGTCGTAACTACGTACCAGGTCAACACGGACCAAACAACCGTTCAAAATTGTCAGAATACGGTTTGCAATTAGCTGAAAAACAAAAACTTCGTTTCTCTTACGGACTTGGTGAAAAACAATTCCGTAACTTGTTCGTACAAGCTACTAAGATCAAAGAAGGAACTGTCGGTTTCAACTTCATGCTTCTTTTGGAACGTCGTTTAGATAACGTTGTTTACCGTCTTGGACTTGCGACTACTCGTCGTCAAGCTCGTCAATTCGTTAACCACGGTCACATCCTTGTTGACGGAAAACGCGTTGATATCCCTTCATACCGTGTAACTCCAGGTCAAGTGATCTCAGTTCGCGAAAAATCAGCTAAAGTTCCAGCGATCCTTGAAGCTGTTGAAGCAACTCTTGGACGTCCAGCATTCGTATCATTCGATGCTGAAAAATTGGAAGGTTCATTGACTCGTTTGCCAGAACGCGATGAAATCAATCCAGAAATCAACGAAGCACTTGTCGTTGAATTCTACAACAAAATGCTTTAA